Proteins from one Pseudarthrobacter sp. BIM B-2242 genomic window:
- a CDS encoding NAD(P)/FAD-dependent oxidoreductase — MTMRRIVVVGNGIAGLTACDSLRSAGFDGELTVVGAERHQPYSRPALSKALLHGVNGNGEDNLQAHELPRPTHEATELLGVSATGLDVDARLVRLEGGGELPYDGLVIASGSRAKRLAAGLPEEGTRTPRELTLRTIEDAILLKELVASRPSVVVIGGGPLGMEVASGCLHVGCDVTLVSDATPLSRQLGEHLAGIFTSAAIRRGLKIIRGGRARLSDSDDGSQVVLADGTTVAADLVVTAIGDEPNVEWLAGSGLLDNGSLSVDSRGRLRPDIVAAGDVAFFPTSRGVQRIPLWTSAIDQAKAAAVGLLQGDAAPGFTFQPYFWTEGFGLSLKAVGFTPVAGTPDFCDPGDGTDSMLMRWDNQDGSGTAAAINYRIPIPKLRRLANAGPEALQRTAPAGV; from the coding sequence ATGACAATGCGCCGGATTGTGGTGGTTGGCAACGGGATCGCAGGGCTGACGGCCTGCGACTCGCTGCGGTCTGCCGGTTTTGACGGCGAGCTGACGGTGGTGGGTGCCGAGCGGCACCAGCCGTACAGCCGGCCCGCCCTGTCGAAGGCCCTGCTGCACGGTGTTAACGGGAACGGCGAGGACAACCTGCAGGCCCACGAGTTGCCCCGGCCCACCCATGAAGCGACCGAACTGCTGGGCGTGAGCGCCACGGGCCTGGATGTTGATGCGCGGCTGGTGCGCCTGGAAGGAGGCGGCGAGCTGCCCTATGACGGGCTGGTCATCGCCTCCGGTTCCCGGGCGAAGCGCCTTGCGGCGGGACTGCCTGAGGAAGGTACCCGCACTCCGCGGGAGCTGACGCTGCGCACCATCGAGGACGCGATCCTCCTCAAGGAACTGGTGGCTTCGCGGCCTTCGGTGGTGGTCATCGGCGGCGGCCCGCTCGGCATGGAGGTGGCCTCCGGGTGCCTCCACGTGGGCTGCGACGTCACGCTTGTCTCTGATGCCACGCCGCTGTCGCGGCAGCTGGGTGAGCATCTGGCCGGTATCTTCACGTCCGCCGCCATCCGGCGCGGCCTGAAAATCATCCGCGGCGGGCGGGCCCGCCTTTCGGATTCCGACGACGGGTCACAGGTGGTCCTGGCAGACGGCACCACGGTGGCGGCGGACCTCGTGGTCACCGCCATCGGGGACGAGCCGAACGTTGAGTGGCTGGCCGGCTCGGGACTCCTCGACAACGGTTCACTGAGCGTGGATTCGCGTGGCCGGCTCCGGCCGGACATCGTGGCCGCCGGCGACGTGGCATTCTTTCCCACCAGCCGCGGCGTACAGCGGATTCCGCTGTGGACGAGCGCCATCGACCAGGCGAAGGCAGCCGCCGTCGGACTTCTGCAGGGTGACGCCGCGCCCGGGTTCACCTTCCAGCCGTACTTCTGGACCGAGGGATTCGGACTCTCGCTCAAGGCAGTGGGCTTCACGCCCGTGGCCGGCACTCCCGATTTCTGTGATCCGGGTGACGGTACGGACTCGATGCTGATGCGCTGGGACAACCAGGACGGTTCCGGCACAGCCGCCGCGATCAACTACCGGATCCCGATCCCCAAACTGCGCAGGCTGGCCAACGCCGGTCCGGAGGCCCTGCAACGGACCGCGCCCGCAGGCGTCTGA
- a CDS encoding ferredoxin has translation MRIELDRPRCEGHGLCEEAAPALMHLDDDGELVIDVPEVDGAELDAAKAAVRICPVAALRLAAA, from the coding sequence ATGAGGATCGAACTCGACCGGCCGCGCTGCGAGGGTCACGGACTCTGTGAGGAAGCCGCGCCGGCGCTGATGCACCTGGACGACGACGGCGAACTGGTCATCGATGTCCCGGAGGTGGACGGGGCGGAGCTTGACGCCGCGAAGGCGGCGGTCCGGATTTGCCCGGTGGCCGCGCTGCGATTGGCCGCGGCATGA
- a CDS encoding cytochrome P450, with protein sequence MTAPVQSDIDIWDDNVLVDPYPTYAALREQAAVVHLPRNDLYVLTRYDAIRDALGDPETFSSASIGFNPMVNEALQGTSLASDPPLHTQLRATLSQNLTPRALRGLKVTIDEKADKLVAELAESGSFEAIDSLARAFPIEIVADLIGFQGHVKDNMLRWGQAAMQVIGPLNQRTQESFPIAGELYGWCSSVTAEDLAAGSIGRGIFDAETRGEIPEGTAGHIIHQYLGAGVDTTIAAIGNIVALFGRHPEQFDLVRANPDLVPAAFAEVLRYWAPVHIWGRKATRDVEIDGVTIPAGAQVGILFGAGNRDPRHYENPDSFDVARNPVDHLSFGYGPHGCAGQGLAKLEAHAVIEALARRVQTLTLGDEVREPSNITRSIEKLQVEKVVAA encoded by the coding sequence GTGACTGCACCCGTCCAGTCAGACATCGACATCTGGGATGACAACGTCCTCGTTGACCCCTACCCCACCTACGCCGCGCTCCGCGAGCAGGCCGCCGTGGTCCACCTCCCCAGGAACGACCTCTACGTCCTGACGCGCTACGACGCCATCCGCGACGCACTCGGTGATCCGGAAACGTTCTCGTCCGCCAGCATCGGCTTCAACCCCATGGTCAACGAGGCACTGCAGGGCACCTCCCTGGCCTCCGACCCGCCCCTGCACACCCAGCTGCGCGCAACGCTCTCCCAGAACCTGACGCCCCGGGCGCTCCGCGGCCTCAAGGTCACCATCGACGAAAAAGCCGACAAGCTGGTTGCCGAGCTCGCCGAGAGCGGAAGCTTCGAGGCCATCGATTCCCTGGCCCGTGCATTCCCCATCGAGATCGTTGCCGACCTCATCGGGTTCCAGGGACACGTCAAGGACAACATGCTCCGCTGGGGCCAGGCCGCCATGCAGGTCATCGGCCCGCTCAACCAGCGCACCCAGGAGAGCTTCCCCATCGCCGGGGAACTCTACGGCTGGTGCTCGTCGGTTACCGCCGAAGACCTCGCCGCCGGCTCCATCGGCCGTGGAATCTTCGACGCCGAGACCCGGGGCGAGATTCCCGAAGGCACCGCAGGGCACATCATCCACCAGTACCTGGGCGCCGGCGTCGATACCACCATCGCCGCGATCGGGAACATCGTGGCGCTGTTCGGGCGCCATCCCGAGCAGTTCGACCTGGTCCGGGCCAACCCGGATCTGGTTCCGGCTGCCTTCGCCGAGGTGCTGCGCTACTGGGCGCCGGTCCACATCTGGGGCCGCAAGGCAACGCGCGACGTGGAGATCGACGGCGTGACCATCCCCGCCGGCGCTCAAGTGGGGATCCTGTTCGGCGCCGGAAACCGCGACCCGCGGCACTACGAAAACCCGGACAGTTTCGACGTCGCGCGCAACCCGGTGGACCACCTGTCCTTCGGTTACGGCCCGCACGGCTGCGCCGGCCAGGGACTGGCGAAGCTGGAAGCACACGCCGTCATCGAAGCCCTCGCCCGCCGCGTGCAGACGCTGACGCTCGGTGACGAGGTCCGGGAACCGAGCAATATTACGCGGAGCATCGAGAAGCTCCAGGTCGAAAAGGTGGTGGCAGCATGA
- a CDS encoding MFS transporter: MSQTFKVSSRGSVRATFVAAYSAVTLAQITNALPGALSGTFAVEFRTSGAGLTWIAGMFLMGIVVFELSWGLLGDMFGRKKLLYVGAAVSVAGSVLAALAQTTEVMIFAQAVGGIGAGILFPISLSMIAAITPDHRARAKVIATWAGFLSLGAVISPVLAGFTAQFFTVPGVAPGAPNTFSGWRAAYLIAAGLAVLVLMVALRAKDSAAADGRRKLDLPGQATLALGLIAVLYATVTAVDAGFGSAQVIASYVVGVVLLAAFVIIESRTAEPLIHLSLFRNSAYSITGIVAVTGMFAFLAICFSTSVAVSGLALAETWKVGVLFVFIQGPAFAFIPVVGWLIHHVAPRWVLTAGFALMAVSGFWLSTFALGTPEAFGGSPWTAFIPPLLVLGIGFALTVGSVTAVAINTVPPRQIGMASATTNLLRDLGFALGPVVGSAIAFGIGATAFAGPLAGILGGAGLPAEAVSGLANIPPLGFLSGWDGVIAQFSGQAAAGGAPAPAVDGMVQALNAAQPQIQGVAGTSLGQGFQAVYFTAGVAAILSAILTLFISARSSAPMTEAVAGTTQENAGAVV, translated from the coding sequence ATGAGTCAGACCTTCAAGGTGTCGAGCCGCGGCTCGGTACGGGCCACCTTTGTGGCCGCCTACAGTGCGGTAACGCTGGCCCAGATCACCAACGCCCTGCCCGGCGCCCTCAGCGGCACGTTTGCCGTGGAATTCCGCACTTCGGGGGCAGGCCTGACGTGGATCGCGGGCATGTTCCTGATGGGCATTGTGGTGTTCGAGCTCAGCTGGGGCCTCCTGGGCGACATGTTCGGACGCAAGAAGCTGCTCTACGTCGGAGCCGCAGTCAGTGTTGCCGGCTCCGTCCTGGCAGCGCTGGCGCAGACCACCGAAGTGATGATCTTCGCCCAGGCGGTCGGCGGCATCGGGGCGGGCATCCTGTTCCCCATTTCGCTGTCCATGATCGCGGCGATCACGCCCGACCACCGTGCCCGGGCCAAGGTCATCGCCACCTGGGCGGGGTTCCTGTCCCTCGGCGCGGTGATCTCCCCGGTGCTCGCCGGATTCACGGCACAGTTCTTTACCGTGCCGGGCGTGGCTCCGGGCGCCCCGAACACATTCAGCGGTTGGCGGGCGGCCTACCTGATCGCGGCAGGCCTTGCCGTGCTGGTGCTCATGGTCGCTCTCCGGGCGAAGGACTCTGCGGCTGCGGACGGGCGGCGCAAGCTCGACCTGCCCGGCCAGGCGACGCTCGCACTCGGCCTGATCGCTGTCCTCTACGCCACGGTGACCGCGGTGGACGCCGGCTTCGGCAGCGCCCAGGTGATTGCCAGCTACGTCGTTGGTGTCGTCCTCCTTGCTGCCTTCGTCATCATCGAGTCACGCACGGCCGAGCCATTGATCCACCTCTCGCTGTTCAGGAACAGTGCCTACTCGATCACCGGCATCGTGGCCGTCACCGGCATGTTCGCCTTCCTCGCGATCTGCTTCAGCACCAGTGTCGCCGTCAGCGGACTCGCCCTTGCCGAGACCTGGAAGGTCGGTGTGCTCTTCGTCTTCATCCAGGGTCCCGCGTTCGCCTTCATCCCGGTGGTGGGATGGCTTATTCACCACGTGGCCCCGCGCTGGGTACTCACCGCGGGCTTCGCACTAATGGCCGTGTCCGGTTTCTGGCTCTCGACCTTCGCCCTCGGCACCCCGGAGGCCTTCGGCGGGTCGCCGTGGACAGCGTTCATCCCGCCGCTCCTGGTGCTGGGCATCGGCTTCGCCCTCACGGTCGGCTCCGTCACCGCTGTTGCCATCAACACCGTTCCGCCCCGGCAGATCGGCATGGCCTCGGCCACAACGAACCTCCTGCGTGACCTCGGCTTCGCCCTCGGTCCCGTTGTCGGCTCAGCCATTGCCTTCGGTATCGGAGCCACGGCCTTTGCGGGTCCCCTTGCCGGGATCCTCGGCGGAGCCGGGCTGCCGGCCGAGGCCGTCAGTGGGCTGGCGAACATACCGCCGTTGGGCTTCCTCTCCGGCTGGGACGGCGTGATCGCGCAGTTCTCCGGCCAGGCCGCAGCCGGCGGCGCCCCCGCTCCCGCCGTCGACGGTATGGTCCAGGCCCTCAACGCCGCCCAGCCGCAAATCCAGGGCGTTGCCGGGACCTCGCTGGGCCAGGGATTCCAGGCCGTGTACTTCACGGCCGGCGTCGCGGCCATCCTCTCCGCCATCCTGACCCTGTTCATCTCCGCCCGGTCCTCGGCACCCATGACCGAGGCCGTCGCTGGGACCACCCAGGAAAACGCCGGGGCTGTTGTCTAG
- a CDS encoding phosphotriesterase, with translation MSHTAPVAAGDASQAPAGPTVNTVLGPVPAHELGVVAVHEALLSVLPGAQYAPDISMDRAEIFEVLAAKLTEFRGHGGGSIVDSTGMFHGRDLKLYEALSRSTGVHIIASTGLGPEEELGGYFLTPQTNPPTPWPAEKFADLFGKEVTEGMVIPRVERRAAAGIVATIADRSGMTPTEESLFRGSARAARDTGVPVSIRFGADALHDLDIVLDEQIGADRVLVGGLDRRDAKDSAVQVAARGAFVGIDHVGLNDHADYVTDQERAELVLELVKAGHTDKIFLSGNSIGVAKGVPEYNLPFSHVLTTFVPFLKSRGLSEEDARRILVDNPRNLLTVR, from the coding sequence GTGAGTCACACCGCACCCGTCGCCGCCGGTGACGCGTCCCAAGCCCCCGCCGGGCCGACAGTCAACACGGTCCTCGGTCCCGTTCCCGCCCACGAACTGGGCGTGGTGGCGGTGCACGAGGCGCTCCTGTCGGTCCTCCCGGGCGCCCAGTACGCCCCGGACATCTCCATGGACCGGGCGGAGATCTTCGAGGTCCTGGCCGCAAAGCTCACTGAGTTCCGCGGGCACGGCGGAGGGTCCATCGTGGACAGCACCGGCATGTTCCACGGCCGGGACCTCAAGCTCTACGAGGCACTGTCCCGCTCCACCGGCGTCCACATCATTGCCTCCACCGGCCTTGGCCCCGAGGAGGAACTCGGCGGCTACTTCCTGACCCCGCAGACCAACCCGCCCACACCGTGGCCTGCCGAGAAGTTCGCCGATCTCTTCGGCAAAGAGGTCACTGAGGGAATGGTGATTCCGCGGGTCGAGCGCCGCGCAGCTGCCGGCATCGTGGCCACTATCGCCGACCGCTCCGGTATGACTCCGACCGAAGAAAGCCTGTTCCGCGGCTCCGCCCGCGCCGCCCGGGACACCGGCGTGCCGGTCTCCATCCGGTTCGGCGCTGACGCCCTGCATGACCTGGACATCGTCCTGGACGAGCAGATCGGGGCCGACCGGGTGCTGGTGGGCGGCCTCGACCGCCGGGACGCCAAGGACTCGGCCGTCCAGGTGGCGGCCCGCGGGGCGTTCGTGGGCATCGACCATGTGGGCCTGAACGACCACGCCGATTACGTCACCGACCAGGAGCGCGCCGAGCTGGTCCTCGAGCTGGTCAAGGCCGGTCATACGGACAAGATCTTTCTTTCGGGCAACTCGATCGGCGTGGCCAAGGGCGTGCCCGAGTACAACCTGCCCTTCAGCCACGTCCTGACCACGTTTGTGCCTTTCCTTAAGTCCCGGGGCCTGAGCGAAGAAGACGCCCGGCGGATCCTCGTGGACAACCCCCGCAACCTGCTGACCGTGCGCTAA
- a CDS encoding phosphotriesterase has translation MTKVNTVLGTIPAEELEIVAVHEHIGYGMPGSELDTKWWKTPEQAYEETVPKLRKFREYGGGTFVDATGICNGRDVDYYKSLSRKTGVHIVACTGFVGGDTALPHFSRATVDYLAKVFIHEITVGIGDTGAKAGVIKVGVSRGGRMTDLDKRIYRAAARAAVVTGAPILTHLAIDPEPAITIFNEEGLPLDRVLFGHADDGLNAPVTPHDWIYEQGGRIGFDTFGYDLELPDPPFWGRKRAERMEHFVKLVNKGYADKLLVSADANCSPLGWPGVKGHTINYIFEDMIPDMRAAGIDNATLKLLLEDNPADFLSLHA, from the coding sequence ATGACCAAGGTCAACACCGTGCTGGGAACCATCCCGGCCGAAGAACTGGAAATCGTGGCCGTCCACGAACACATCGGCTACGGCATGCCCGGCTCCGAGCTGGACACAAAGTGGTGGAAAACGCCGGAACAGGCGTACGAGGAAACCGTGCCGAAGCTGCGGAAGTTCCGCGAATACGGCGGCGGTACCTTCGTGGATGCCACGGGCATCTGCAACGGCCGCGACGTGGACTACTACAAGTCGCTGTCCCGGAAGACGGGCGTGCACATCGTGGCCTGCACCGGCTTCGTGGGCGGCGACACCGCCCTCCCGCACTTCTCCCGCGCCACCGTGGACTACCTCGCGAAGGTGTTTATCCACGAGATCACGGTCGGCATCGGCGACACCGGCGCCAAGGCCGGCGTCATCAAGGTCGGAGTGAGCCGCGGCGGACGGATGACGGACCTCGATAAGCGCATCTACCGCGCCGCGGCGCGCGCCGCCGTCGTCACCGGCGCCCCGATCCTGACGCACCTGGCCATCGACCCGGAACCGGCCATAACCATCTTCAACGAAGAGGGCCTCCCGCTGGACCGTGTGCTCTTCGGCCACGCCGACGACGGCCTGAACGCTCCCGTCACCCCGCACGACTGGATCTACGAGCAGGGCGGCCGCATCGGGTTCGATACCTTCGGTTACGACCTCGAACTGCCGGATCCGCCGTTCTGGGGCCGCAAGCGCGCCGAACGCATGGAGCACTTCGTCAAGCTCGTCAACAAGGGCTATGCGGACAAGCTCCTGGTCTCGGCCGATGCCAACTGCAGCCCGCTGGGCTGGCCGGGGGTGAAGGGCCACACCATCAACTACATCTTCGAGGACATGATCCCCGATATGCGCGCCGCCGGGATCGACAACGCCACCCTCAAACTCCTGCTTGAGGACAACCCTGCCGACTTCCTGTCGCTGCACGCCTGA
- a CDS encoding NAD(P)/FAD-dependent oxidoreductase: protein MKAEDIKNLKIAVIGAGYGGAAAAKALSLLGADVTVYEQAPRMGEVGAGIGLRPATMARFRQWGIFDAIANVSSASDYFEILTATGEPIMKDTWPEFGDEKHTYLIHRRDFIEALVGVLPEGMVQLGHRLESIEDNGGRSLLTFTNGKTAEADLVVGADGIKSTVREQLFSDKGPVFSGEHAYRVVISADDAHGMVTDDNLRMYIGKGTKVYLLPLRHRNQMSFDITALNPDSTWAPAITKDELLKTVEGFDERIVAIARGLDMDTVNIRAVYDIDPVENWHTDSVVLMGDAAHSMLHHQGQGANSAIEDAGALADALVQAGSVKEALALFQATRKPVTDELQRISRQGWSEEEVNDVFPGQKPASQQPAEAAKA from the coding sequence ATGAAGGCTGAAGACATCAAGAACCTCAAGATCGCCGTCATCGGCGCAGGCTACGGCGGCGCTGCCGCGGCAAAGGCCCTGAGCCTGCTCGGCGCAGACGTCACGGTCTACGAGCAGGCTCCCCGGATGGGCGAGGTGGGCGCCGGCATCGGCCTGCGCCCCGCCACCATGGCCCGGTTCCGCCAGTGGGGGATCTTCGACGCTATCGCCAACGTGAGCTCGGCAAGCGACTACTTCGAGATCCTCACGGCCACCGGTGAGCCCATCATGAAGGACACCTGGCCGGAATTCGGCGACGAAAAGCACACGTACCTCATCCACCGCCGCGACTTCATCGAGGCCCTCGTCGGCGTGCTTCCGGAGGGCATGGTGCAGCTCGGCCACCGGTTGGAGTCCATCGAGGACAACGGCGGCCGCTCCCTCCTGACCTTCACCAATGGAAAGACCGCCGAGGCCGATCTGGTGGTGGGTGCCGACGGCATCAAGTCCACAGTGCGCGAGCAGCTCTTCAGCGACAAAGGCCCGGTGTTCTCCGGCGAGCACGCCTACCGCGTGGTGATCTCCGCCGACGATGCCCACGGCATGGTGACCGACGACAACCTGCGCATGTACATCGGCAAGGGCACCAAGGTCTACCTGCTGCCGCTGCGCCACCGCAACCAGATGTCCTTCGACATCACCGCCCTGAACCCGGACAGCACCTGGGCGCCCGCCATCACCAAGGATGAACTCCTGAAGACCGTGGAAGGCTTCGACGAACGGATCGTGGCGATCGCCCGCGGTTTGGACATGGACACCGTGAACATCCGCGCCGTGTACGACATCGACCCCGTCGAGAACTGGCACACCGACTCTGTTGTCCTTATGGGCGATGCGGCACACTCCATGCTGCACCACCAGGGCCAGGGTGCGAACTCCGCCATTGAGGACGCCGGCGCGCTCGCCGATGCCCTCGTGCAGGCCGGTTCCGTCAAGGAGGCACTGGCACTGTTCCAGGCGACCCGCAAGCCGGTCACCGACGAACTGCAGCGCATCTCTCGCCAGGGCTGGAGCGAGGAAGAGGTCAACGACGTCTTCCCGGGCCAAAAGCCGGCTTCGCAGCAGCCTGCAGAAGCAGCGAAGGCCTGA
- a CDS encoding alpha/beta hydrolase, with translation MTIHPEIAKILATLPAPDGSPLDPAAMRAGEAAHVAPLADRLPLHAVEDLTAATKSGQVPVRIYTPAEADSYGVLVYFHGGAFFLGSLDTHDHVARALAKETGYKVISVGYRLAPEAAFPAGLEDCYAVLRWAAEQGTALGWDGKNLAIAGDSSGGNFAAAVAAKAHDDGFDGVTHQILFYPSVDLDFDEERYPSMRENAVGYGLETAGLKPFNAFYLDSGADPADPLVSPIKREDLTGLPPALIITAEHDPLRDEGELYAQRLREAGVGATVSRYAGANHGFVQNFSWIPEFYRPFREAAGFLAARAGQ, from the coding sequence ATGACCATCCATCCAGAAATTGCCAAGATCCTGGCTACCCTGCCGGCGCCCGACGGTTCCCCGTTGGACCCTGCCGCCATGCGCGCCGGCGAGGCCGCACACGTGGCGCCGCTTGCCGACCGGCTGCCGCTGCACGCCGTGGAGGACCTCACGGCCGCCACCAAATCCGGCCAGGTGCCGGTCCGCATCTACACGCCTGCCGAGGCCGACTCCTACGGCGTGCTGGTGTACTTCCACGGCGGCGCGTTCTTCCTGGGCAGCCTGGACACACACGACCATGTTGCCAGGGCGCTGGCCAAGGAGACCGGCTACAAGGTCATTTCTGTGGGCTACCGGCTGGCCCCGGAGGCTGCGTTCCCCGCCGGACTCGAGGACTGCTACGCGGTGCTCCGCTGGGCCGCCGAACAGGGCACTGCCCTGGGTTGGGACGGCAAGAACCTCGCCATCGCGGGCGACAGCTCCGGCGGCAACTTCGCGGCCGCCGTCGCCGCCAAGGCCCACGATGACGGGTTCGACGGCGTCACGCACCAGATCCTGTTCTACCCGTCGGTAGACCTGGACTTCGATGAAGAGCGGTATCCGTCGATGCGGGAGAACGCCGTCGGGTATGGGCTCGAAACTGCGGGGCTGAAGCCCTTCAATGCCTTCTACCTCGACAGTGGCGCCGATCCCGCCGATCCCCTGGTCTCCCCCATCAAGCGGGAAGACCTCACCGGACTGCCGCCGGCCCTCATCATCACGGCCGAACACGATCCCCTGCGGGACGAAGGCGAGCTGTACGCCCAGCGTCTGCGGGAAGCCGGAGTAGGCGCCACCGTAAGCCGGTACGCCGGCGCCAACCACGGCTTCGTCCAGAACTTCTCTTGGATCCCCGAGTTCTACCGGCCGTTCCGCGAAGCAGCCGGCTTCCTGGCCGCGAGGGCCGGGCAGTGA
- a CDS encoding MBL fold metallo-hydrolase, translating to MTQPVAVHPLVSPWGRFGLYSFFIDAPEPAIVDTGIASSPAEGMAPALAAIGRNIEDVRWIFLTHGHIDHIGGAYALWELTGRRAQVVIHEADAPLLRSRRAHVDDYLAGRAQYLNDPDGEAKLTAATNAVISGEMEPTLLVRGGETISLGGDVTVSVHSIPGHTPGSVAYVIDGQNDVFVGDAVQVHGAANGFPGFVDPAGYRSGLQYLTDEVRPQHLYLGHPYRTAEGTPYGVELDADQAREALRASLEIEARVSAAACNCLAAGLQDTDSPYSPFAGVAADLGYNGDPTLEPSPFFTTLHGYRTTFGRLTEDEEMSTRG from the coding sequence GTGACCCAACCGGTCGCCGTCCATCCCCTGGTCTCCCCGTGGGGCCGGTTCGGGCTCTACAGCTTCTTCATCGACGCTCCGGAACCTGCCATCGTGGACACGGGGATCGCCTCCTCGCCCGCCGAAGGCATGGCGCCGGCGCTGGCGGCGATCGGCCGGAACATCGAGGACGTCCGCTGGATCTTCCTGACCCACGGACATATTGACCACATCGGCGGCGCGTACGCGCTGTGGGAGCTCACCGGACGGCGTGCCCAGGTGGTCATCCACGAAGCTGACGCACCGTTGCTCCGCTCACGCCGTGCCCACGTGGACGACTACCTTGCCGGCCGCGCACAGTATCTGAATGACCCGGACGGCGAGGCGAAGCTGACGGCAGCCACCAACGCCGTCATCTCCGGCGAGATGGAGCCGACGCTGCTGGTGCGGGGCGGCGAAACCATCTCCCTCGGCGGCGACGTCACCGTCTCCGTCCACTCGATCCCGGGCCACACCCCGGGGTCGGTGGCCTATGTGATTGACGGACAGAACGACGTGTTCGTCGGCGACGCTGTCCAGGTCCATGGTGCTGCCAACGGATTCCCGGGCTTTGTGGATCCGGCCGGTTACCGCAGCGGCCTCCAGTACCTCACCGATGAGGTCCGTCCGCAGCACCTCTACCTGGGGCACCCCTACCGGACCGCGGAGGGCACACCCTACGGTGTGGAGCTCGACGCCGACCAGGCCCGGGAAGCGCTCCGGGCCAGCCTGGAAATCGAGGCCCGCGTCAGTGCAGCGGCGTGCAACTGCCTGGCGGCCGGGCTGCAGGATACGGACTCACCGTATTCACCGTTCGCCGGTGTGGCCGCGGACCTGGGCTACAACGGCGATCCCACACTGGAGCCGTCGCCATTCTTTACAACACTGCACGGCTACCGCACAACGTTCGGCCGTTTGACCGAAGATGAGGAGATGAGCACTCGTGGATGA